One genomic region from Microcystis panniformis FACHB-1757 encodes:
- a CDS encoding phosphatidylinositol-specific phospholipase C domain-containing protein gives MGAGFHIQIVNATPYNINQVKSHSYQMEWDPSSQISPNSFTQFYAEFKETVGHDSIDDAGDANYTLEGVSNFNFTISAKKSGVHGLSTPVPSEAGYGVLVEWQNIPNGLFVYPTPDTTNTSAVGWIHDGVVTIALGYFPSNTQNPISSYPTPNYGSGGLADDQSVLRPSVLHWANNWMELFAPCIQNLCLNELTLPGTHDASTYCAGSISQTWVQTQYQNINQQLSQGIRALDLRLMLSSGSGDNQFVMCHGSFALPLTLVDFLNQVTQFLADNPQEFVILDLHDFEGNWTSQTYQDLSNLIINTIGQDKLIPPSGISQPLKDLWQTTGRVVVGSLEFPDSMSDWLAQNTPFWSSSIKQYWCGTSVTVWSDVQSYLQQQIDAINQPNNFLWSLMAQYNYEGAYGVPANVPKELSSFFAGLNGIKSNIIATDWWNRVNTSTGQLETTVNNFSALINGVPLNILKGYRRANNLPLW, from the coding sequence ATGGGTGCTGGATTTCACATACAAATTGTCAACGCTACGCCATATAACATCAATCAAGTAAAATCCCATAGTTACCAGATGGAGTGGGATCCATCTTCTCAGATTAGTCCTAATTCCTTTACTCAATTTTATGCTGAGTTTAAAGAAACAGTAGGTCATGACAGTATAGATGATGCGGGTGATGCTAACTACACCCTTGAGGGGGTAAGTAACTTTAACTTTACAATTAGTGCTAAAAAGAGTGGAGTTCACGGACTATCAACGCCTGTCCCCTCAGAAGCAGGTTATGGGGTTTTAGTTGAATGGCAAAATATTCCCAATGGTCTTTTTGTTTATCCTACTCCAGATACTACTAATACATCTGCTGTAGGATGGATTCATGATGGAGTAGTAACGATCGCCCTTGGTTATTTCCCTAGTAATACCCAAAACCCAATTAGTTCCTATCCAACCCCTAATTATGGCAGTGGCGGATTAGCAGATGATCAAAGTGTGTTACGTCCTTCCGTATTACACTGGGCTAATAATTGGATGGAATTATTTGCCCCTTGTATTCAAAACCTTTGTCTCAATGAGTTAACCCTGCCAGGCACTCACGATGCTTCAACTTATTGCGCTGGTAGTATTAGTCAAACGTGGGTACAAACTCAATACCAAAACATCAATCAGCAACTTAGTCAAGGTATTCGTGCCCTTGATCTCAGATTAATGCTTAGTAGTGGCTCAGGGGATAATCAATTTGTTATGTGTCACGGGAGTTTTGCTCTCCCCCTGACTTTAGTAGATTTTCTCAATCAAGTAACGCAATTTTTAGCTGATAATCCCCAAGAATTTGTTATTCTTGACTTACATGATTTTGAGGGAAATTGGACAAGCCAAACCTATCAAGATTTATCTAATCTGATTATCAACACTATTGGACAAGATAAATTAATTCCGCCCTCTGGTATTTCTCAACCCTTAAAAGACCTTTGGCAAACTACTGGCCGAGTTGTAGTTGGTTCTCTCGAATTTCCTGATAGTATGTCTGATTGGTTAGCACAAAATACACCCTTTTGGAGCAGTTCTATTAAACAATATTGGTGTGGTACAAGTGTAACTGTTTGGTCAGACGTGCAGAGTTATTTACAACAACAAATTGACGCTATCAACCAACCTAATAATTTTCTCTGGTCATTAATGGCTCAGTATAATTATGAAGGTGCTTATGGAGTACCAGCTAATGTGCCTAAAGAACTCTCTAGCTTTTTTGCTGGTTTAAATGGGATCAAATCTAACATTATTGCCACTGATTGGTGGAATCGTGTCAATACTAGCACTGGACAACTAGAAACCACTGTCAATAATTTTTCTGCTCTCATTAATGGAGTCCCTTTAAACATTTTAAAAGGGTATCGACGGGCAAATAACTTACCCCTATGGTAA
- a CDS encoding lipase family protein — MAATNPQSVFDWLQEDAATHNMVSWSTQFPERGKISEGTNTGITILQNLKDTSNRSLLEFLTQEIPSQSDQPIEIITTGHSLGGALSPVMALWLYENQATWNPTGKQITVNTQFSAGATPGDQTFSDYYGNTQPGLNQSSRLWNSLDIVPHAWNIQQLQQIPTLYQSCNIPKSSRIALLVNSQIQKVKNCNYLALNPSTFAMKGKCGVFSQPQPNPLKQFLQEAYFQHIQAYFNLLEIDWPLTENVADSLTLTEQDLDDIATKLS, encoded by the coding sequence ATCGCCGCTACGAATCCCCAATCAGTTTTTGATTGGTTACAGGAGGATGCTGCTACCCATAACATGGTTTCCTGGTCAACGCAATTCCCCGAACGCGGAAAAATTTCGGAAGGAACAAATACCGGAATTACTATTCTGCAAAACCTGAAAGATACCTCTAACCGTTCTCTGTTAGAATTTTTGACCCAGGAAATTCCCAGCCAATCTGATCAACCTATTGAAATCATTACCACCGGCCATAGTTTAGGCGGAGCATTATCTCCAGTAATGGCATTATGGCTGTACGAAAATCAAGCAACTTGGAACCCGACTGGTAAACAAATCACCGTCAATACCCAATTTTCTGCGGGAGCAACCCCAGGGGATCAAACCTTCTCTGATTACTACGGAAATACGCAGCCAGGTCTCAATCAAAGCAGCCGCCTCTGGAATAGTTTGGATATTGTTCCCCATGCTTGGAATATTCAGCAATTACAGCAGATTCCTACCCTGTATCAATCTTGTAATATTCCTAAATCTTCGAGAATTGCACTATTAGTTAATAGTCAAATTCAAAAAGTGAAAAACTGTAATTATCTGGCGTTAAATCCCAGCACTTTTGCCATGAAAGGTAAATGTGGCGTTTTTTCTCAACCGCAACCAAACCCCCTGAAGCAATTTCTTCAAGAAGCCTATTTTCAGCATATCCAAGCTTATTTCAATCTTCTGGAAATTGACTGGCCGCTGACGGAAAATGTGGCTGATTCTCTGACGCTAACAGAGCAAGATTTAGATGATATTGCCACTAAGTTAAGCTAA
- a CDS encoding lipase, with protein MPTYDQQQTLFCLSMFANISNSEKVITDLANPTVQGKIGQWTILWGPVIYYHDPKNQNWDNIMYVAKGENAETNNPQ; from the coding sequence ATGCCTACTTACGATCAACAACAAACGCTTTTCTGTCTTTCCATGTTCGCTAATATCAGTAATAGCGAGAAAGTTATTACAGATTTAGCCAATCCTACGGTGCAAGGAAAAATTGGTCAATGGACAATTCTTTGGGGTCCTGTTATTTATTATCATGATCCTAAAAATCAGAACTGGGATAATATTATGTATGTGGCAAAGGGAGAAAATGCCGAAACCAATAACCCTCAATAG
- a CDS encoding chitinase, protein MKLEDIIQQNLVKPIDSLAGDSELCREVQTRLQVFGLLPANGVDGIYGSQTKQAFEEFKQKIKEGELDTLGSSSAKFLLELKELPGGNNLISKTQAEFIYGNVISDGQLADLNSCLNRFDINTHPRMCHFLSQTAHESGGLKWMKELGSGEEYNGRKDLGNIYPGDGPKYKGAGVIQLTGRSNYQAFANYIHDPKVMDGVDYVSTTYPFTSGGFWWHNNNMNALCDRGATVEEITRRVNGGLNGLADRQAYYEKAIKVFPV, encoded by the coding sequence ATGAAATTAGAAGACATCATTCAACAAAACCTTGTTAAACCCATTGATTCCTTAGCAGGAGACTCGGAACTTTGCCGAGAAGTTCAGACCCGTTTACAAGTTTTCGGATTACTTCCTGCTAATGGGGTTGATGGTATTTATGGATCCCAAACAAAACAAGCCTTTGAAGAATTCAAACAAAAAATCAAAGAAGGCGAATTGGATACCTTGGGATCATCTTCGGCGAAATTTTTACTAGAACTTAAAGAATTACCAGGGGGTAATAATTTGATCTCCAAAACTCAAGCCGAATTTATCTATGGTAATGTCATTAGCGATGGACAATTAGCAGACCTCAATTCTTGCTTAAATCGCTTTGACATTAACACTCACCCCCGAATGTGTCATTTCTTAAGCCAAACTGCCCATGAAAGTGGAGGCTTGAAATGGATGAAAGAACTGGGTAGCGGTGAGGAGTATAACGGACGGAAAGACCTAGGAAATATTTATCCAGGAGATGGTCCCAAATATAAGGGAGCGGGCGTTATTCAACTAACGGGACGCAGTAACTATCAAGCTTTTGCGAATTATATTCATGATCCGAAAGTGATGGATGGAGTTGACTATGTTAGTACCACCTATCCTTTTACCAGTGGCGGTTTTTGGTGGCATAACAATAACATGAATGCTCTTTGTGATCGCGGTGCAACGGTGGAAGAAATCACCCGACGAGTCAATGGTGGTCTTAACGGACTAGCTGATCGTCAAGCTTACTACGAAAAAGCGATCAAAGTTTTTCCTGTTTAG
- a CDS encoding glycogen debranching protein — protein MKSESEIGQNHPQSGNYATLDSHLWADVTYPLGAHYRGDSVTFAVYSKNASQILLEIYERPTGENAKYDYWLTKNPNDDIWRAKIAGIGHGSYYAFRCWGPNWQFDQKWQRGHSNAGFRADVDDFGHRFNPNKVLFDPYARELSHDFETLAMIAAGENAGIYATGEGDYKGVIRRQYDTGKWSPKGIVIAPDGTSTGIRPRLGAEKAIIYEAHVRGLSHHPSASRLEDILKGITGFEEVANVPDQYRGTYAGAGYMAKYLKALGFTTIELLPVQETANDNNPDDRPGGNYWGYMTFGYFAPDRRYAYDRSPGGPTREFKAMVKAFHDQGMEVYLDVVYNHTGEGGNWGSNDVTGFVSFGGFDVVEYYQLTDEHYLVDGATGCGNQLNFSHIVTCNLVLDSLIYWLETMGVDGFRFDLAPVLGRTPSSHEREDWHKQKQFFPKHPLLEKIEQLGKKYDAEMIAEAWDIWGYEVGNFPTGWGEWNGRYRDAIRRFCKGDGNTFKFIEQVNGDYHNFHDQGGPHKSISFIVAHDGFTLMDLVSYNNKNNLNPWPFGPSDGGNNNNDSWDSGGNQALRRQRLRNFWTIQFLSRGVPMTVWGDEFGRTQNGNNNPYNIDSLATWNNYDMIATRSPHLLPTGYREAYHNNFGRGTNQEERNPLFIFAAYIAHLRNNHIALKQRRYGDMVLNAGNSVTYLFKKPDGVSDLTAHARSIWFLIDGSAVGDHDFLVLINMYHLPVDFRLPSPGNNYRWVRLIDTAAWAETNYNCWSVEQGAVIADNYKVNGFSIVVLEEIN, from the coding sequence ATGAAATCGGAGAGTGAGATCGGTCAAAATCATCCCCAATCTGGTAATTATGCCACCCTAGATAGCCATCTCTGGGCCGATGTCACTTATCCCCTCGGGGCGCATTATCGGGGCGATAGTGTCACCTTTGCCGTCTATTCTAAAAATGCCAGTCAGATTCTTCTGGAAATCTACGAGCGCCCGACGGGAGAAAACGCTAAGTATGATTACTGGTTGACAAAAAACCCAAATGATGATATATGGCGGGCAAAAATCGCCGGTATTGGCCACGGCAGTTACTACGCTTTTCGCTGTTGGGGTCCCAATTGGCAATTTGATCAAAAATGGCAAAGAGGCCACAGTAACGCCGGTTTTCGGGCAGATGTGGACGATTTTGGCCATCGTTTTAACCCCAATAAAGTCCTCTTCGATCCCTACGCGCGAGAACTTTCCCACGACTTTGAAACCCTGGCCATGATCGCAGCCGGAGAAAATGCGGGAATCTATGCCACGGGAGAAGGGGACTACAAAGGAGTGATCCGGCGGCAATACGATACGGGTAAATGGTCGCCCAAAGGCATTGTGATCGCGCCGGATGGGACTTCTACCGGGATTCGTCCCCGTCTGGGGGCCGAAAAAGCGATCATTTACGAGGCCCATGTGCGCGGTTTAAGTCATCACCCCTCCGCTAGTCGTTTGGAAGATATTCTCAAGGGAATTACAGGTTTTGAGGAAGTGGCCAACGTTCCCGACCAGTACAGAGGAACTTATGCGGGGGCCGGCTATATGGCCAAATACCTAAAAGCGCTGGGATTTACCACGATCGAACTCTTACCGGTCCAAGAAACCGCTAACGATAATAACCCCGACGATCGCCCCGGCGGTAACTATTGGGGTTACATGACCTTTGGTTATTTCGCTCCCGATCGCCGTTATGCTTATGATCGCTCCCCCGGGGGACCCACCAGAGAGTTTAAGGCCATGGTCAAAGCTTTCCACGACCAAGGTATGGAAGTTTATCTCGATGTGGTCTATAATCACACCGGAGAAGGGGGCAATTGGGGCAGCAACGATGTCACCGGATTTGTTAGTTTTGGTGGTTTTGATGTGGTGGAATACTATCAACTCACCGACGAACATTATCTAGTCGATGGGGCCACTGGCTGCGGAAATCAATTAAACTTTTCCCATATTGTCACCTGTAATCTGGTTCTTGATTCCCTCATCTATTGGTTAGAAACCATGGGAGTTGATGGTTTTCGTTTTGATCTGGCCCCCGTCCTCGGTCGAACTCCTTCTAGTCATGAACGAGAAGATTGGCACAAGCAAAAACAATTCTTTCCTAAACATCCTTTGTTAGAAAAGATCGAGCAATTAGGCAAGAAATATGATGCCGAAATGATCGCCGAAGCTTGGGATATCTGGGGTTACGAAGTAGGTAATTTCCCAACGGGTTGGGGCGAGTGGAATGGCCGTTATCGCGATGCAATCCGGCGTTTTTGCAAGGGAGATGGTAATACTTTTAAATTCATCGAACAGGTGAACGGAGATTATCACAATTTTCATGACCAAGGCGGACCACACAAATCGATCAGTTTTATTGTTGCCCACGATGGTTTTACCCTGATGGATTTGGTCAGTTATAACAATAAAAATAACCTCAATCCCTGGCCTTTTGGTCCTTCCGATGGCGGCAATAATAATAACGATTCTTGGGATTCTGGCGGTAATCAGGCCTTACGTCGCCAAAGATTACGCAACTTTTGGACGATTCAATTTTTATCTCGCGGTGTTCCCATGACTGTCTGGGGTGATGAATTTGGCCGCACTCAAAATGGTAATAATAATCCCTACAATATTGATAGTCTGGCCACTTGGAATAATTATGATATGATTGCCACCCGTTCACCCCATCTACTGCCCACCGGTTATCGGGAAGCTTATCACAATAATTTTGGCAGGGGAACTAATCAAGAAGAACGCAATCCTTTATTTATTTTTGCCGCTTATATTGCTCACTTAAGAAACAATCATATAGCACTCAAACAGCGCCGCTATGGCGATATGGTTCTCAATGCGGGCAATAGTGTCACCTATTTATTTAAAAAACCCGATGGGGTTAGCGATTTAACTGCCCATGCTCGCTCTATTTGGTTTTTAATTGATGGTAGTGCCGTCGGTGATCACGATTTTTTGGTGTTAATTAATATGTATCATCTGCCGGTGGATTTTCGTCTTCCCTCCCCAGGCAATAATTATCGTTGGGTAAGACTTATTGACACGGCAGCTTGGGCAGAAACCAATTATAATTGTTGGTCTGTGGAGCAAGGAGCAGTAATTGCCGATAACTACAAAGTCAATGGTTTTTCGATCGTGGTTCTCGAGGAGATTAACTGA
- a CDS encoding TVP38/TMEM64 family protein, with protein MSKTKSSVIILTIICIIATAMGVYLIGGIDSQQLQIWLKQMGIMAPILYIIVYTIGTILILPSTPLNLSGGAIFGVVMGTVWTTIAALVAAIVAFAFTRTIGREYTAKKFQGKWQAIDAEMQQGGLFYMFAIRLLPIIPYGIVNFVAGLTSIRFRDYFIGTLLGTVPGILPFVMMGAGLKSLGKGDILPLMVAFTLIALLVGVGTWYRRRRQFPFQ; from the coding sequence ATGTCTAAAACTAAAAGTAGTGTTATTATCCTAACCATAATTTGTATTATCGCCACAGCGATGGGAGTTTATCTAATCGGTGGTATCGACTCCCAACAATTACAGATATGGTTAAAACAAATGGGAATTATGGCCCCCATTTTGTATATTATTGTCTATACGATCGGGACAATTTTAATCCTACCTTCTACCCCCTTAAACCTCAGTGGTGGCGCGATCTTTGGGGTAGTTATGGGAACAGTTTGGACAACGATCGCCGCTTTGGTGGCCGCTATAGTTGCCTTTGCTTTTACCCGTACTATTGGCCGGGAATATACCGCCAAAAAATTTCAGGGAAAATGGCAAGCGATCGATGCAGAAATGCAGCAAGGCGGCCTATTTTATATGTTTGCTATCCGTCTATTACCGATTATTCCCTACGGTATCGTTAACTTTGTTGCGGGATTAACTTCTATCCGTTTTCGCGATTATTTCATCGGTACTTTATTAGGCACTGTCCCCGGAATTTTACCCTTTGTCATGATGGGTGCGGGTTTAAAATCTTTGGGAAAAGGCGATATATTGCCCCTAATGGTGGCTTTTACCCTCATTGCTCTGTTAGTAGGTGTGGGAACTTGGTATCGTCGTCGTCGGCAATTTCCCTTTCAGTGA
- a CDS encoding DnaJ C-terminal domain-containing protein: MPAADYKDYYAVLGVGKTASAEEIKKAFRKLAVKYHPDRNPNNKSAEERFKEISEAYEVLSDSEKRQKYDQFGQYWQQAERSNWPGGNGGVDFGSDGFDFSQYSTFDDFINELLGRMGRSGGTRPSSHSYGTPGRGFGDFSNFNDFAGARTPPQSVTSGVSTAKLRLSFGEALRGVQKRVNLAGEMIDIKIPPGTKTGNRLRVRGKGLIDPLSKQRGDLFLDVELEPHPFFTFEGDNLTCEVPITPDEAVLGTAIEVPTPDGLVTVKVPAGIRSGQSLRLRGKGWIDNKGQRGDQLVKIVIDTPKELTAIERELYEKIKSQRTTDPRRHLRQVQI; this comes from the coding sequence ATGCCTGCCGCAGATTATAAAGATTATTATGCCGTTCTGGGAGTAGGTAAAACTGCCAGCGCTGAAGAAATTAAAAAAGCTTTTCGCAAATTAGCTGTCAAATATCACCCCGATCGCAATCCTAACAATAAAAGCGCCGAAGAACGTTTTAAAGAAATTAGCGAAGCTTACGAAGTCCTCTCCGATAGCGAAAAACGCCAAAAATACGATCAATTTGGACAATATTGGCAACAGGCCGAGCGATCGAATTGGCCAGGTGGTAATGGGGGGGTTGACTTTGGTTCCGACGGTTTTGACTTTAGCCAGTACAGCACCTTTGATGATTTTATCAATGAACTGCTCGGTCGCATGGGGCGCTCCGGCGGTACTCGCCCCAGTTCCCATTCCTACGGGACTCCGGGGAGAGGATTTGGCGATTTTAGCAATTTTAACGACTTTGCCGGCGCTCGTACTCCACCGCAATCCGTCACTTCTGGTGTCTCCACCGCTAAACTGCGTCTGAGTTTTGGGGAAGCTTTACGAGGAGTACAAAAACGGGTTAATTTAGCCGGAGAAATGATCGATATCAAAATCCCCCCAGGAACCAAAACCGGTAATCGTCTCCGGGTACGGGGTAAAGGACTAATCGATCCCTTGAGTAAACAACGGGGAGATCTATTTCTCGATGTGGAATTAGAACCCCATCCTTTCTTTACTTTTGAAGGCGATAATTTAACCTGTGAAGTGCCGATTACTCCCGATGAGGCAGTTTTAGGCACAGCGATTGAAGTTCCTACCCCCGATGGCCTGGTGACGGTAAAAGTTCCCGCCGGTATTCGTTCCGGTCAATCCCTGCGCTTACGCGGCAAAGGTTGGATCGATAATAAAGGACAACGCGGCGATCAATTAGTCAAAATTGTCATCGATACTCCCAAAGAATTAACCGCGATCGAACGGGAATTATACGAGAAAATTAAATCTCAGCGTACCACCGATCCCCGTCGTCATCTCAGACAGGTGCAAATTTAA
- a CDS encoding tetratricopeptide repeat protein codes for MSTLTGMGGIGKTELARQFGWQEWREKAYPGGICWLNVAESDGGFIGTSILDFARVHLKLTLPDEGELDVKIRYCWQNWLTGNVLIIFDDVRDYQQIRDYLPPQEEKRFQVLITTRKEYLSATIATFRVEVLKEKDALDLLRSYLEDNRIDTQIEAAKLLCQDLGYLPLGLELVARLLVRRQDWKISKIRQKLAEKGLDEPSLAKNPKFHGEMTAERGLKAAFNLSWEELDSEPEAQILALYLSLFALAPFPKGMILDLFPDEDGDTVEEWLTDSLVHLSLVQDNRDGWYEIHPLLRRYFRDKLEASPHAEPAKRRYCEIMAKKSAEMPQNPTVEIVEEFKPFLLHLQASVGEYPQYIADEDLFWSYTGLARYYEGQGLYAAAEPYYQDCLTATRTHLGDNHPDVATSLNNLAGLYESQGRYSEAEPLYREALDLRKRLLGDNHPHVALSLNNLAYLYRSQGRYTEAEPLFLEALDLCKRLLGDNHPDVPLSLNNLYFARLQLAFFTQGQ; via the coding sequence ATATCTACCTTAACGGGAATGGGAGGCATAGGTAAAACCGAACTAGCCAGACAGTTTGGCTGGCAAGAATGGCGGGAAAAAGCCTATCCGGGGGGTATATGTTGGTTAAATGTGGCAGAAAGTGACGGCGGTTTTATCGGTACTTCTATTCTAGATTTTGCGCGGGTACATCTCAAATTAACTTTACCAGATGAGGGAGAATTAGACGTAAAAATTCGTTATTGTTGGCAAAACTGGTTAACGGGAAATGTCTTAATTATCTTTGATGATGTGCGGGATTATCAGCAAATTAGGGATTATTTACCACCGCAAGAAGAGAAACGCTTTCAGGTTTTAATTACCACTCGCAAAGAATATTTATCAGCGACAATTGCGACTTTTCGGGTAGAAGTATTAAAAGAAAAAGATGCACTTGATTTATTGCGTTCCTACCTTGAAGACAACAGAATTGACACACAAATCGAGGCAGCTAAATTATTATGTCAGGATTTAGGTTATTTACCCTTAGGGTTAGAATTGGTGGCAAGGTTACTGGTACGACGACAGGATTGGAAAATCAGCAAAATACGGCAGAAATTAGCCGAAAAAGGCTTAGATGAGCCAAGTTTAGCCAAAAATCCCAAGTTTCATGGGGAAATGACTGCGGAAAGAGGGTTAAAAGCTGCCTTTAATCTCAGTTGGGAGGAGTTGGATAGCGAACCAGAAGCGCAAATTTTGGCACTTTACCTCAGTTTATTCGCTCTTGCGCCCTTTCCCAAGGGGATGATTCTGGATTTATTTCCCGATGAGGATGGGGATACAGTGGAGGAATGGTTAACCGATAGTTTAGTTCACCTGAGTTTAGTTCAGGATAATCGTGATGGTTGGTATGAAATTCATCCCCTGTTGCGTCGCTACTTTCGGGATAAGTTAGAAGCATCACCCCACGCAGAACCCGCAAAACGCCGTTATTGTGAGATTATGGCCAAAAAATCGGCAGAAATGCCACAGAATCCCACTGTAGAAATCGTTGAAGAATTTAAACCTTTCCTTCTCCATCTGCAAGCATCTGTCGGGGAATATCCCCAATATATCGCTGATGAGGATTTATTTTGGTCCTATACGGGTTTAGCTCGTTATTATGAAGGACAAGGATTGTATGCTGCTGCAGAACCCTACTATCAAGATTGTTTAACCGCAACTCGAACCCACTTAGGAGACAATCATCCCGATGTGGCAACTTCCCTCAACAATTTAGCAGGATTGTACGAATCCCAAGGTAGATACTCAGAAGCGGAACCTCTCTATCGAGAAGCATTAGATTTGAGAAAACGACTCTTAGGAGACAATCATCCCCATGTGGCACTTTCCCTCAACAATTTAGCATACTTGTACCGCTCCCAAGGCAGGTACACAGAAGCGGAACCTCTCTTTCTAGAAGCATTAGATTTGTGTAAACGACTCTTAGGAGACAATCATCCCGATGTGCCACTTTCCCTCAACAATTTATACTTTGCACGGCTACAACTTGCATTTTTTACTCAAGGACAATAA
- a CDS encoding IS630 family transposase: MINLEFTEEEKNSLYYERFHHPHPRVQLKMEVLWLKSQKIPHQKICQLAGISPNTLLTYLRDYQEGGIEKLKEINFYRPKSELEFQKETLKKYFEKNPPATINEAVYRIEELTGIKRSPTQVRKFLKSMGMKCLKVGSLPSKADPDEQEDYKEKKLEPRLNEAKEGKRAVFFVDAAHFVMGAFLGFVWCFERLFVKSPSGRKRFNVLGALNAITHEVILVTNDTYITATQVCELLEKIAALGLMIPITLVLDNARYQKCKIVEELALSLSIELLYLPSYSPNLNLIERLWKLVKKKCLYGKYYENFSDFSSAIYECLNDAHLKHKKELDSLLTLRFQKFNKSQIMNV; this comes from the coding sequence ATGATTAACCTAGAATTCACGGAAGAAGAAAAGAACTCACTGTATTATGAAAGATTTCATCATCCCCATCCCCGGGTTCAACTGAAGATGGAAGTTCTCTGGTTAAAAAGCCAAAAGATACCGCACCAAAAAATTTGTCAGTTAGCAGGAATCTCGCCAAATACCTTATTAACCTATCTTCGCGATTATCAAGAAGGCGGAATAGAAAAATTAAAAGAAATCAACTTCTATCGCCCTAAAAGTGAATTAGAGTTTCAAAAAGAAACCCTCAAAAAATACTTCGAGAAAAATCCACCAGCCACAATAAATGAAGCTGTATATAGGATAGAAGAATTGACGGGAATAAAACGAAGTCCTACCCAAGTGAGAAAATTTTTAAAATCAATGGGAATGAAATGTTTAAAAGTAGGTTCTCTTCCTTCTAAAGCTGACCCAGATGAACAAGAGGACTACAAAGAAAAAAAGCTAGAACCCAGACTAAATGAGGCAAAAGAAGGAAAAAGGGCTGTTTTTTTTGTTGATGCCGCTCACTTCGTCATGGGAGCATTTCTCGGTTTTGTTTGGTGTTTTGAGAGACTTTTTGTTAAGTCACCGAGCGGGCGTAAACGCTTCAATGTTTTAGGAGCATTAAATGCAATAACTCATGAAGTTATTCTGGTTACGAATGACACTTATATTACGGCAACTCAAGTCTGTGAACTCCTTGAAAAAATAGCTGCTTTAGGACTAATGATTCCCATCACTCTAGTCTTAGATAATGCCCGCTATCAAAAATGTAAAATTGTTGAAGAATTGGCTCTTTCTTTGTCAATAGAGCTGCTCTATCTGCCGTCTTATTCACCTAATCTAAATTTAATTGAAAGGCTGTGGAAATTGGTCAAAAAGAAATGTTTATATGGTAAATATTATGAGAACTTTTCTGACTTTTCTTCAGCTATTTATGAATGTCTGAATGATGCCCATCTGAAACATAAAAAAGAACTGGATTCCTTGCTGACTCTACGATTTCAGAAGTTTAATAAATCTCAGATTATGAACGTCTAA